In Erpetoichthys calabaricus chromosome 2, fErpCal1.3, whole genome shotgun sequence, a genomic segment contains:
- the ppa1b gene encoding inorganic pyrophosphatase isoform X3, with the protein MFADETKNIFHMVVEVPRWTNAKMEIATKDPLNPIKQDVKKDKLRYVANVFPHKGYIWNYGAIPQTWEDPGHTDEETGCCGDNDPIDVCEIGTRVCSRGEVLKVKVLGTLALIDEGETDWKIIAINIEDPEVDKFNNIDDVRRLKPEYLEATVDWFRRYKVPDGKPENQFAFNAECKDKDFALDIIKSTHTYWKNLVLQSGKPKLNCTNTCVKESPFFCSKDAAHSLVNETSPCGVADPLPAEVEKWHFLKKN; encoded by the exons aatATATTCCATATGGTTGTAGAGGTACCAAGATGGACAAATGCAAAAATGGAg attgCTACTAAGGATCCCCTTAACccaattaaacaagatgtgaagaaAGACAAATTGCGCTATGTGGCTAATGTTTTTCCACATAAAGGGTATATCTGGAATTATGGAGCAATTCCACAG ACATGGGAAGACCCAGGTCACACAGATGAAGAAACTGGTTGCTGTGGAGATAATGACCCAattgatgtttgtgaaataggTACCAGG GTGTGTTCTAGGGGAGAGGTGCTCAAAGTTAAAGTTTTAGGAACTTTAGCTTTAATTGATGAAGGAGAAACTGACTGGAAAATAATTGCCATCAACATTGAAGACCCTGAAGTAGACAAGTTTAACA ATATTGATGATGTTAGAAGACTCAAGCCAGAATATCTTGAAGCTACAGTTGATTGGTTCAGAAGATACAAAGTACCAGATGGCAAGCCAGAAAATCAGTTTGCATTTAATGCAGAATGCAAAGATAag GACTTTGCACTTGACATAATCAAAAGCACCCATACTTATTGGAAGAATCTAGTATTACAGTCTGGCAAACCAAAATTGAATTG TACAAACACGTGTGTCAAAGAGAGTCCATTTTTCTGTTCCAAAGATGCTGCTCACTCTTTGGTCAATGAG ACTTCACCTTGTGGGGTTGCAGATCCTCTACCTGCAGAAG TGGAGAAGTggcattttttaaagaagaattgA
- the ppa1b gene encoding inorganic pyrophosphatase isoform X4, which produces MIATKDPLNPIKQDVKKDKLRYVANVFPHKGYIWNYGAIPQTWEDPGHTDEETGCCGDNDPIDVCEIGTRVCSRGEVLKVKVLGTLALIDEGETDWKIIAINIEDPEVDKFNNIDDVRRLKPEYLEATVDWFRRYKVPDGKPENQFAFNAECKDKDFALDIIKSTHTYWKNLVLQSGKPKLNCTNTCVKESPFFCSKDAAHSLVNETSPCGVADPLPAEVEKWHFLKKN; this is translated from the exons ATG attgCTACTAAGGATCCCCTTAACccaattaaacaagatgtgaagaaAGACAAATTGCGCTATGTGGCTAATGTTTTTCCACATAAAGGGTATATCTGGAATTATGGAGCAATTCCACAG ACATGGGAAGACCCAGGTCACACAGATGAAGAAACTGGTTGCTGTGGAGATAATGACCCAattgatgtttgtgaaataggTACCAGG GTGTGTTCTAGGGGAGAGGTGCTCAAAGTTAAAGTTTTAGGAACTTTAGCTTTAATTGATGAAGGAGAAACTGACTGGAAAATAATTGCCATCAACATTGAAGACCCTGAAGTAGACAAGTTTAACA ATATTGATGATGTTAGAAGACTCAAGCCAGAATATCTTGAAGCTACAGTTGATTGGTTCAGAAGATACAAAGTACCAGATGGCAAGCCAGAAAATCAGTTTGCATTTAATGCAGAATGCAAAGATAag GACTTTGCACTTGACATAATCAAAAGCACCCATACTTATTGGAAGAATCTAGTATTACAGTCTGGCAAACCAAAATTGAATTG TACAAACACGTGTGTCAAAGAGAGTCCATTTTTCTGTTCCAAAGATGCTGCTCACTCTTTGGTCAATGAG ACTTCACCTTGTGGGGTTGCAGATCCTCTACCTGCAGAAG TGGAGAAGTggcattttttaaagaagaattgA